Proteins from a genomic interval of Candidatus Zixiibacteriota bacterium:
- a CDS encoding CTP synthase: MLEKVKYIFVTGGVVSALGKGIASASIGLLLQRRGLKVLNIKLDPYLNVDPGTMNPFQHGEVFVLDDGSETDLDLGHYERFLDNTLCADNNVTTGQIYHTIITRERRGDYLGATVQVIPHVTEEIKGRLRRFARMEDKPDVVVAEIGGTVGDIESLPFMEAIRQMGLEEGYDNVMYIHVTLVPYIPTAGEFKTKPTQHSVRELRAIGIQPNMLLCRSALPIDEGLRQKISLFCSVPSGSVIAAEDVSSIYQVPLKFHEQKTDDIVCKHFGLDLPDPAMDEWEEMVRKVQSPRHHLKIAICGKYVNLKDAYKSIIEAFVHGGVHSEAEVKLIWVSSEDIKQQGPEKLLRDIDGLLIPGGFGERGVEGKIEAIRYVRENDIPFLGICLGMQCAVIEFARNVCDLPDAHSYEFYQEGLKHPVIHLMADQEGVSELGGTMRLGAYPCVLEDNSLSAEAYGTTEISERHRHRYEVNNAYRDMLTDNGLRLGGLSPDGRLVEIIEVPDHRWFVASQFHPELKSRPTRPHPLFREFVKAAVKYNVDQAGESKETTSNPTDIRETTG; this comes from the coding sequence ATGTTGGAAAAGGTGAAGTACATTTTTGTTACCGGCGGAGTGGTCTCGGCTCTGGGTAAAGGGATAGCCTCAGCCTCGATAGGCTTGCTCTTGCAGCGGCGGGGTCTCAAAGTGTTGAACATAAAACTCGATCCGTATCTCAATGTTGACCCGGGAACGATGAATCCGTTTCAGCATGGCGAGGTGTTTGTGCTCGATGACGGTTCTGAGACCGATCTTGATCTGGGTCATTACGAGCGCTTTTTGGACAACACTCTGTGTGCCGATAACAATGTCACCACCGGTCAGATATATCATACGATCATCACCCGTGAACGACGCGGCGATTATCTGGGCGCAACGGTACAGGTTATCCCACATGTTACAGAGGAAATCAAGGGGCGCCTTCGACGCTTCGCCCGGATGGAAGATAAGCCAGATGTGGTTGTGGCCGAAATCGGCGGCACAGTTGGTGATATCGAGTCGCTCCCCTTCATGGAGGCCATCCGGCAAATGGGTCTCGAAGAGGGCTACGACAATGTGATGTATATCCATGTCACGCTCGTACCGTACATCCCTACGGCTGGGGAGTTCAAGACCAAACCCACCCAGCACTCAGTGCGTGAACTCCGCGCTATCGGTATTCAACCAAATATGCTGCTATGTCGATCGGCTCTTCCTATTGATGAAGGCTTGCGTCAGAAGATCAGTCTGTTCTGTTCCGTGCCGAGCGGTTCGGTTATTGCCGCGGAGGATGTCTCTTCTATCTATCAAGTCCCTCTGAAATTTCACGAACAGAAGACCGATGATATTGTCTGCAAACATTTCGGACTTGACCTGCCTGATCCGGCTATGGACGAATGGGAAGAAATGGTCCGCAAAGTCCAAAGCCCCAGACACCATCTCAAAATCGCGATCTGCGGCAAATACGTGAACCTGAAAGATGCCTACAAGTCCATTATCGAAGCTTTCGTTCATGGCGGTGTTCACAGTGAGGCCGAGGTCAAACTTATCTGGGTCAGTTCCGAGGATATCAAACAACAAGGCCCAGAAAAGCTGTTACGCGATATTGACGGTCTCCTTATCCCTGGCGGATTCGGCGAACGCGGTGTTGAGGGCAAGATCGAGGCCATACGGTATGTACGCGAGAATGATATTCCATTCCTTGGTATATGCCTGGGGATGCAATGCGCTGTCATTGAATTTGCTCGCAATGTATGCGACCTCCCCGATGCTCACAGCTATGAGTTCTATCAGGAAGGACTCAAGCATCCTGTGATTCATCTTATGGCAGATCAGGAAGGCGTTAGCGAACTTGGTGGTACGATGCGTTTGGGAGCATATCCGTGTGTTCTTGAAGACAATTCCCTTTCGGCTGAAGCCTACGGAACCACTGAAATCTCAGAGCGCCATCGTCATCGTTACGAAGTCAACAATGCCTATCGCGATATGCTCACCGACAATGGCCTCCGTCTTGGTGGTTTGTCTCCCGACGGACGCCTCGTAGAGATAATTGAGGTGCCGGATCACCGATGGTTTGTGGCATCGCAATTCCATCCCGAATTGAAATCGCGCCCGACTCGTCCTCACCCGTTGTTCCGCGAGTTTGTCAAAGCGGCGGTGAAATACAATGTGGATCAGGCAGGAGAGTCGAAAGAAACCACATCCAATCCGACGGATATCCGGGAAACGACGGGGTAG